From Deinococcus aquaticus, one genomic window encodes:
- a CDS encoding RIO1 family regulatory kinase/ATPase, giving the protein MDDAWADTPPPPRRREKNRPVGRRHLADLTTSEPGDAQDDVIRRLTDRGYITEVVAELKSGKEATAYVARGPRGSVLVKLYRDLQARSFQNDQVYREGQVILDARAAKAMQKRTRKGLEMLQQDWVLSEYAHLWTLWKAGLNVPEPLAGPHPTAYAETVPAVVMRLIGTEDHVAPRLSDAALSPAQAQSAWNQSVTGLADLLRLGYAHGDYSTYNLLWSEDTVTIIDFPQLATRQNPNFQTLLARDAQSLATSFRKHGIHTDGTQVLRDVQRRALGPAPEPRVLLP; this is encoded by the coding sequence CTGGACGACGCCTGGGCCGACACCCCGCCGCCCCCACGCCGCCGCGAGAAGAACAGACCCGTCGGACGCCGCCACCTCGCGGACCTGACCACCAGTGAACCGGGCGACGCTCAGGACGACGTGATCCGCCGCCTGACCGACCGCGGGTACATCACCGAGGTCGTCGCAGAACTCAAGAGCGGCAAGGAAGCCACCGCGTACGTCGCTCGCGGCCCGCGCGGCAGCGTCCTCGTGAAGCTCTACCGCGACCTTCAGGCCCGGTCGTTCCAGAACGATCAGGTGTACCGCGAAGGGCAGGTCATCCTGGACGCCCGCGCCGCAAAGGCCATGCAGAAACGCACCCGCAAGGGCCTGGAGATGCTTCAGCAGGACTGGGTCCTGAGCGAGTACGCGCACCTGTGGACCCTCTGGAAGGCCGGACTGAACGTTCCCGAACCCCTGGCCGGGCCGCACCCGACCGCGTACGCCGAAACCGTTCCCGCCGTCGTCATGCGCCTGATCGGCACCGAGGACCACGTCGCCCCGCGCCTCAGCGACGCCGCCCTGAGCCCCGCGCAGGCACAGAGCGCCTGGAATCAGAGCGTCACCGGTCTCGCCGACCTGCTCCGGCTCGGGTACGCGCACGGCGATTACAGCACCTACAACCTTCTCTGGTCGGAGGACACCGTGACCATCATCGACTTCCCGCAACTCGCCACCCGTCAGAACCCCAACTTCCAGACCCTGCTGGCCCGCGACGCGCAGAGCCTCGCCACCAGCTTCCGCAAGCACGGCATTCACACCGACGGCACGCAGGTCCTGCGGGACGTGCAGCGCCGCGCCCTGGGCCCCGCCCCGGAACCCCGCGTGCTGCTGCCGTAG
- a CDS encoding VOC family protein — MRILETCLYVDDLDRAEHFYTQVLGLTLHSRVPGRHLFYRLDGSMLLIFDPRASAQPGDVPPHAGRPGGHACLTLDPAQTDAWEARLRAAGLTVTRYAWGDRGESLYFHDPAGNVLELAPPRIWGLTAPGVLP, encoded by the coding sequence ATGCGCATCCTGGAAACCTGCCTGTACGTGGACGACCTCGACCGGGCCGAGCACTTCTACACCCAGGTGCTCGGCCTGACCCTGCACAGCCGCGTTCCAGGCCGGCACCTGTTCTACCGGCTGGACGGCAGCATGCTCCTGATCTTCGACCCGCGCGCCAGCGCCCAGCCAGGCGACGTACCCCCGCACGCCGGACGGCCCGGCGGTCACGCCTGCCTGACCCTCGACCCCGCCCAGACGGACGCCTGGGAGGCCCGGCTGCGCGCCGCTGGCCTGACCGTCACCCGCTACGCCTGGGGCGACCGGGGTGAGAGCCTGTACTTCCACGACCCGGCCGGAAACGTGCTGGAACTCGCCCCGCCCCGCATCTGGGGCCTCACCGCGCCCGGCGTATTACCGTGA
- a CDS encoding HpcH/HpaI aldolase/citrate lyase family protein — protein MKPLRSVLYVPGDKPRAIEKARTLRPDAVILDLEDAVAPEHKAQAREHVRDALRTPWRVPVLVRVNGLNTPWEHDDRELALTAGAAGIVLPKVEDARTARDLSLGLPLWAMIETPLGVLNAPHIAAVPSVAALLVGANDLARALRTQPHPDRTPLLHALSSVILAARAHGKTPLDAVYNDVRNPEGFQRECQQGRALGFTGKTVIHPDQIEGANTAFGVTTQEAEEARELISAWETARAEGKSVATFRGALVEQMHVDEAQEVLELWGVTEG, from the coding sequence ATGAAACCCCTACGCTCCGTGCTGTACGTGCCGGGCGACAAACCCCGCGCCATCGAGAAAGCCCGCACCCTGCGCCCCGACGCCGTGATCCTGGACCTCGAAGACGCCGTCGCCCCCGAACACAAAGCCCAGGCCAGAGAGCACGTCCGGGACGCCCTCCGCACCCCCTGGCGCGTCCCGGTCCTCGTGCGCGTCAACGGCCTGAACACCCCCTGGGAACACGACGACCGCGAACTCGCCCTGACCGCCGGAGCCGCCGGGATCGTCCTCCCCAAAGTCGAGGACGCCCGCACCGCACGCGACCTCAGCCTCGGCCTGCCACTCTGGGCCATGATCGAAACGCCCCTCGGCGTCCTCAACGCCCCCCACATCGCCGCCGTGCCCAGCGTGGCCGCCCTGCTCGTCGGCGCGAACGACCTCGCCCGCGCCCTCCGCACCCAACCCCACCCCGACCGCACACCCCTCCTGCACGCCCTGAGCAGCGTCATCCTCGCCGCCCGCGCCCACGGTAAGACCCCACTGGACGCCGTGTACAACGACGTCCGCAACCCCGAAGGCTTCCAGCGCGAATGCCAGCAGGGCCGAGCACTCGGCTTCACCGGCAAAACCGTCATCCACCCCGACCAGATTGAAGGCGCCAACACCGCCTTCGGCGTCACCACCCAGGAAGCCGAGGAGGCGCGGGAGCTGATCAGCGCGTGGGAGACCGCCCGGGCCGAAGGCAAAAGCGTCGCCACCTTCCGGGGCGCACTCGTCGAGCAGATGCACGTGGATGAAGCGCAGGAAGTTCTGGAGTTGTGGGGGGTTACGGAGGGATAG
- a CDS encoding carbohydrate kinase, whose amino-acid sequence MPLTETESALLALIRETPLATPEELARRLGSTRAAVNVHVSNLVRKGALLGRGYVLPVEGGPGRVVVVGGANVDVKARTLQAAVPGTSNPGVTVQAAGGVARNVAENLARLGVPVSLVSVVGRDALGEGLLRATEAAGVDVRPVLQAAGVTTGTYTAVLDASGELLVAVAAMEAMEALTPAVLQERRGVLRGAAWVVADGNLPEGSLAHLLSLAAEAGARVVFEPVSVPKAARLRPALAAGLCPFAVTPNVPELAALLGRDVPDTLEGVSAAAGELRALGVALVWVRRGASGSVLSGPDGVHELAALPAAVRDVTGAGDAMLGAFLAALASGLPPVDAARRGHAAAAITIESDHAVSPALTPAAIAARLEGA is encoded by the coding sequence ATGCCGCTGACCGAGACTGAATCCGCCCTGCTCGCCCTGATCCGCGAGACCCCGCTGGCAACCCCGGAGGAACTGGCGCGCCGCCTGGGGTCCACGCGGGCGGCGGTGAACGTGCACGTGAGTAATCTGGTGCGTAAGGGGGCGCTGCTGGGGCGTGGGTACGTGTTGCCGGTAGAGGGCGGGCCGGGGCGCGTGGTGGTGGTGGGCGGCGCGAACGTGGACGTGAAGGCCCGGACCCTCCAGGCCGCCGTTCCCGGGACGAGTAATCCGGGCGTGACGGTGCAGGCGGCGGGTGGCGTGGCGCGGAACGTGGCGGAGAACCTGGCGCGGCTGGGCGTGCCGGTGTCGCTGGTCAGCGTGGTGGGCCGTGACGCGCTGGGGGAGGGGCTGCTGCGGGCGACGGAGGCGGCGGGCGTGGATGTGCGGCCGGTCCTGCAGGCGGCGGGCGTGACGACGGGCACGTACACGGCGGTGCTGGACGCCAGTGGTGAGTTGCTGGTGGCGGTCGCGGCGATGGAGGCGATGGAGGCGTTGACGCCGGCTGTGTTGCAGGAGCGGCGGGGTGTGCTGCGCGGCGCGGCGTGGGTGGTCGCAGACGGGAACCTGCCGGAGGGGTCGCTGGCGCACCTGCTGTCGCTGGCGGCGGAGGCGGGCGCGCGGGTGGTGTTCGAGCCGGTCAGCGTGCCGAAGGCGGCGCGGTTGCGTCCCGCGCTGGCGGCGGGCCTGTGTCCGTTCGCGGTGACGCCGAACGTGCCTGAGCTGGCGGCGCTGCTGGGCCGGGACGTGCCGGACACGCTGGAGGGCGTGAGCGCAGCGGCGGGTGAGTTGCGGGCGCTGGGCGTGGCGCTGGTGTGGGTGCGGCGCGGCGCGAGCGGGAGTGTGCTGTCCGGCCCGGACGGCGTGCATGAACTGGCGGCCCTGCCGGCGGCGGTGCGGGACGTGACGGGCGCGGGGGACGCGATGCTGGGGGCGTTCCTGGCGGCCCTGGCGTCCGGCCTGCCGCCTGTGGATGCGGCGCGGCGGGGGCATGCGGCGGCGGCCATCACCATCGAGAGTGACCACGCGGTCTCGCCTGCCCTCACCCCGGCGGCCATTGCGGCGCGACTGGAGGGCGCGTAG
- a CDS encoding pseudouridine-5'-phosphate glycosidase, with protein sequence MTHQIDPSVAPYLDLHPEVAAALAAGQAVVALESTIISHGMPFPQNVDMARGVEDVVRAHGAVPATIAVLGGRLKVGLTPDELHLLATDKGVDKISTRDLPVTVALGRHGATTVASTMRIAALAGIRVFATGGTGGVHRGAGSSMDVSADLLELARTDVCVVSAGVKSILDIGLTLEVLETQGVPAITLGETEFPAFYSRQSGFTSPLTVQTPAEAARVLKAKWDLGLSGGVMLANPVPAGAEIPAAEITPHIEQALRDMDALGLTGKDTTPYLLGRIVEITGGRSLETNIALVRNNAMVAAQVAVAYAQLG encoded by the coding sequence ATGACACACCAGATTGATCCGTCCGTCGCTCCTTACCTTGACCTTCACCCCGAGGTGGCCGCCGCGCTGGCCGCCGGGCAGGCCGTGGTGGCGCTGGAGAGCACCATCATCAGTCACGGCATGCCGTTCCCGCAGAACGTGGACATGGCGCGCGGCGTGGAGGACGTGGTGCGCGCGCACGGCGCGGTACCGGCCACCATCGCCGTGCTGGGCGGCCGCCTGAAGGTGGGCCTCACGCCCGACGAACTGCACCTGCTGGCGACGGATAAGGGCGTGGATAAGATCAGCACCCGCGACCTGCCGGTGACCGTGGCTCTCGGGCGGCACGGCGCGACGACGGTCGCCTCGACCATGCGGATCGCGGCGCTGGCGGGCATCCGCGTGTTCGCCACGGGCGGCACGGGCGGCGTGCACCGGGGCGCGGGCAGCTCCATGGACGTCAGCGCGGACCTGCTGGAACTGGCCCGCACGGACGTGTGCGTGGTCAGCGCGGGCGTCAAGAGCATCCTGGATATCGGCCTGACGCTGGAGGTTCTGGAAACGCAGGGCGTCCCGGCGATCACGCTGGGCGAGACGGAATTCCCGGCGTTCTACTCCCGTCAGAGCGGTTTCACGTCCCCCCTGACCGTGCAGACACCCGCCGAGGCGGCCCGCGTGCTGAAGGCCAAGTGGGATCTGGGCCTGTCGGGCGGCGTGATGCTCGCCAACCCCGTCCCCGCAGGGGCCGAGATCCCGGCGGCCGAGATCACCCCGCACATCGAGCAGGCCCTGCGCGACATGGACGCCCTGGGCCTGACCGGCAAGGACACCACGCCGTACCTGCTGGGCCGCATCGTGGAAATCACGGGCGGCCGCAGCCTGGAAACCAACATTGCCCTGGTGCGGAACAACGCCATGGTGGCCGCGCAGGTGGCCGTGGCGTACGCGCAGTTGGGCTGA
- a CDS encoding dicarboxylate/amino acid:cation symporter has translation MPKIFRSLYAQVLTAIVIGVAVGHFFPTVGEQLKPLGDGFIKLIKVVIGPIIFCTVVSGVASMRDTKKIGRVGGKALLYFEVVTTAALLIGLVVVNLVGPGRGMNINPATLDTSGITKYTDAAGEQTVADFILHVIPTTFVSAFTEGDLLQVLLIALLSGFALIRMGDLGQRVLKGIDAVSVMVFNILGFIMKLAPIGAFGAMAFTIGKYGVGSLQQLAYLMGTFYLTCALFVFVLLNIIAKLAGFSLWKFLRYIKEELLLVLGTSSSESALPRLMTKLENAGANKSVVGLVVPTGYSFNLDGTSIYLTMAAVFIAQATNTNLSFAQEVALLGILLLTSKGAAGVTGSGFVVLAGTLAALGTVPVAGLALILGIDRFMSEGRAITNIIGNGVATLVVARSEKELDMNRLTRVLNGEQLPPVNADVQAEEHGEGRKLGSAQPA, from the coding sequence ATGCCCAAGATCTTCCGCAGTCTGTACGCCCAGGTTCTGACCGCCATCGTCATCGGTGTCGCCGTCGGGCACTTCTTCCCCACCGTCGGGGAGCAGCTCAAACCCCTCGGGGACGGGTTCATCAAACTGATCAAGGTCGTCATCGGCCCGATCATCTTCTGCACGGTCGTCAGCGGCGTCGCCAGCATGCGCGACACGAAGAAGATCGGCCGGGTGGGCGGCAAGGCCCTGCTGTACTTCGAGGTCGTTACCACCGCCGCCCTGCTGATCGGCCTGGTCGTCGTGAACCTCGTCGGCCCCGGACGCGGCATGAACATCAACCCCGCCACCCTGGACACCAGCGGCATCACCAAGTACACCGACGCCGCCGGCGAACAGACCGTCGCGGACTTCATCCTGCACGTCATCCCCACCACCTTCGTCAGCGCGTTCACCGAGGGGGACCTGCTGCAGGTGCTGCTCATCGCGCTGCTCAGCGGCTTCGCCCTGATCCGCATGGGCGACCTGGGCCAGCGTGTCCTGAAAGGCATCGACGCCGTCAGCGTCATGGTGTTCAACATCCTGGGCTTCATCATGAAACTCGCCCCGATCGGCGCGTTCGGCGCGATGGCCTTCACGATCGGCAAGTACGGCGTCGGCAGCCTCCAGCAGCTCGCGTACCTGATGGGCACCTTCTACCTTACCTGCGCGCTGTTCGTGTTCGTCCTGCTGAACATCATCGCCAAACTCGCCGGGTTCAGCCTGTGGAAGTTCCTGCGCTACATCAAGGAAGAACTGCTGCTCGTGCTGGGCACCAGCAGCAGCGAGAGCGCCCTGCCGCGCCTGATGACCAAACTGGAAAACGCCGGCGCGAACAAGAGCGTCGTCGGACTGGTCGTCCCCACCGGGTACTCCTTCAACCTCGACGGCACCAGCATCTACCTGACCATGGCCGCCGTGTTCATCGCGCAGGCCACCAACACCAACCTGTCTTTCGCTCAGGAAGTCGCGCTGCTGGGCATCCTGCTCCTGACCAGCAAGGGCGCCGCCGGCGTCACCGGCAGCGGCTTCGTGGTCCTGGCCGGCACCCTGGCCGCCCTGGGCACCGTCCCCGTCGCGGGCCTCGCCCTGATCCTCGGCATCGACCGCTTCATGAGCGAGGGCCGCGCCATCACCAACATCATCGGCAACGGCGTCGCCACCCTGGTCGTCGCCCGCAGCGAGAAGGAACTCGACATGAACCGCCTCACCCGCGTCCTGAACGGCGAGCAACTGCCCCCCGTGAACGCCGACGTGCAGGCCGAGGAACACGGCGAAGGCCGCAAACTAGGCAGCGCACAACCGGCGTAA
- a CDS encoding ATP-binding protein has product MPVRLPVPDSARLTALAREVALPHTPRLLRVAPRLFLMTLGAFLLLALPLAGLVSQGVYSGIHRSFAERSLRESRLVAALPPVVAALSGNAAERANLNALMNRYGAVLGADYVVVTDRAARRVTHPEAARIGEHMAGGDFTAFLRGRSVTETVQGTLGPSVRAKVPVVDGQGRVLGLASVGFLLPRLRDVFRDVLRAALPWYLGALGLALLLALLVARRVRSEMLGLEPEQIAGGLRQYRAVLNTLEEGVLVTRAGQVFVMNPQARALLGTAGGTLPLPWPPGLPLPAPGAGPVTADVGGRPVLLAAQEAGDGAVVVTLRDLARVRALADELTQSQRYAELLRAQTHEFTNRLHTLAGLLHLGETREALALIHEQSARHGAHADAVRSLRHLRLSALLLGKFDRAAERRVTLTLDPLSGLPPQLPPGVLDLLELASGNLIENALEAASGTPDAQVRVLIAADPEGVVLEVRDSGPGVPPELTHSLTRRGVSSRGAGRGVGLALVADHAQALGATLTHDRVTDAARTWTCFTLDVPLPGGEE; this is encoded by the coding sequence TTGCCTGTCCGCCTGCCTGTTCCTGATTCCGCGCGCCTGACGGCCCTGGCGCGCGAGGTGGCGTTGCCGCACACGCCCCGGCTGCTGCGGGTCGCGCCCCGGCTGTTCCTGATGACGCTGGGCGCGTTCCTGCTGCTGGCGTTGCCGCTGGCGGGGCTGGTCAGTCAGGGCGTGTACAGCGGGATTCACCGGTCGTTCGCAGAGCGGTCGCTGCGGGAGTCGCGGCTGGTGGCGGCGCTGCCTCCGGTTGTGGCGGCCCTGTCTGGCAACGCGGCCGAGCGCGCGAACCTGAACGCCCTGATGAACCGCTACGGCGCGGTGCTGGGCGCGGATTACGTGGTGGTCACGGACCGGGCGGCGCGGCGCGTCACGCACCCGGAGGCCGCGCGGATCGGGGAGCACATGGCGGGTGGGGATTTCACGGCGTTCCTGCGGGGCCGCAGCGTCACGGAGACGGTGCAGGGCACGCTGGGGCCGTCCGTGCGGGCCAAGGTGCCGGTCGTGGACGGGCAGGGGCGGGTGCTGGGGCTGGCCAGCGTGGGCTTCCTGCTGCCCAGGTTGCGGGACGTGTTCCGGGACGTTCTGCGCGCCGCGCTGCCCTGGTACCTGGGGGCGCTGGGACTGGCGCTGCTGCTGGCGCTGCTGGTGGCCCGGCGGGTGCGCTCCGAGATGCTGGGCCTGGAACCCGAGCAGATCGCCGGGGGCCTGCGGCAGTACCGGGCGGTCCTGAACACCCTGGAGGAGGGCGTGCTGGTCACGCGGGCCGGGCAGGTGTTCGTGATGAACCCGCAGGCGCGCGCGCTGCTGGGCACGGCCGGGGGCACGCTGCCGCTGCCGTGGCCGCCGGGGCTGCCGCTGCCCGCGCCGGGGGCCGGGCCGGTCACGGCGGACGTGGGGGGCCGCCCGGTGCTGCTGGCCGCGCAGGAGGCCGGGGACGGGGCGGTCGTGGTGACCCTGCGGGACCTGGCGCGCGTGCGGGCGCTGGCGGACGAGCTGACGCAGTCGCAGCGCTACGCGGAGCTGCTGCGCGCGCAGACGCACGAGTTCACGAACCGCCTGCACACCCTGGCGGGCCTGTTGCACCTGGGCGAGACGCGCGAGGCCCTGGCCCTGATTCACGAGCAGTCGGCGCGGCACGGCGCGCATGCGGACGCGGTGCGCTCGCTGCGGCACCTGCGGCTGTCGGCGCTGCTGCTGGGCAAGTTCGACCGGGCCGCCGAGCGGCGCGTCACCCTGACGCTGGACCCCCTGTCGGGCCTGCCGCCCCAGTTGCCGCCGGGCGTGCTGGACCTGCTGGAACTCGCCAGCGGGAACCTGATCGAGAACGCGCTGGAGGCCGCGAGCGGCACGCCGGACGCGCAGGTGCGGGTCCTGATCGCCGCCGACCCGGAAGGCGTGGTGCTGGAGGTCCGGGACAGCGGGCCGGGTGTCCCGCCGGAACTGACGCACTCGCTGACCCGCCGGGGCGTGAGCAGCCGGGGCGCGGGGCGCGGGGTGGGCCTGGCGCTCGTCGCGGACCACGCGCAGGCGCTGGGAGCCACCCTCACGCACGACCGCGTCACGGACGCGGCCCGCACCTGGACGTGCTTCACGCTGGACGTGCCCCTGCCGGGAGGCGAAGAATGA
- a CDS encoding response regulator → MTSPPPLRVLIVEDDPQIAALHWRLLERAGGFTVLGQAETLGVARAMLRTLRPDLLLLDVHLPDGRGLDLLREARLAGTPLDAILVTAASDAPSVQDALLHGAADYLVKPVTPQRFTLALERVRERAALWAQGDVRQGQLDALFTPAPADAAGLDPDTLRRVRTALREGGPVSAAELGVSLGLSRVTAWRYLEHLVESGEASVSTDARTGGRPAKRYRRA, encoded by the coding sequence GTGACCTCTCCCCCACCGCTGCGCGTGCTGATCGTCGAGGACGACCCGCAGATCGCGGCGTTGCACTGGCGCCTGCTGGAACGCGCCGGGGGCTTCACGGTCCTCGGACAGGCCGAGACGCTGGGCGTGGCGCGGGCCATGCTGCGCACCCTGCGCCCGGACCTGCTGCTGCTGGACGTGCACCTGCCCGACGGGCGCGGCCTGGACCTGCTGCGCGAGGCGAGACTGGCCGGCACGCCCCTGGACGCCATTCTGGTCACAGCCGCCAGCGACGCGCCCAGCGTGCAGGACGCCCTGCTGCACGGCGCGGCCGATTACCTCGTGAAGCCCGTCACGCCACAGCGGTTCACCCTGGCGCTGGAACGCGTGCGGGAACGCGCGGCGCTGTGGGCGCAGGGAGACGTGCGGCAGGGCCAGCTGGACGCCCTGTTCACCCCCGCCCCCGCCGACGCGGCCGGCCTGGACCCGGACACCCTGCGCCGCGTCCGCACGGCCCTGCGTGAGGGCGGCCCGGTCAGCGCCGCCGAACTCGGCGTGAGCCTGGGCCTCAGCCGCGTGACCGCGTGGCGGTACCTCGAACACCTCGTCGAGTCCGGCGAGGCCAGCGTCAGCACGGACGCCCGGACCGGGGGCCGCCCCGCCAAACGCTACCGCCGGGCGTGA
- the lpdA gene encoding dihydrolipoyl dehydrogenase, translated as MDSFDVLVIGGGPAGYVAAIRAAQLGFKTACVDAFERNGKASLGGTCLNVGCIPSKAMLDSSEKFEVMQHDFAEHGINVQGASLDIAKMLGRKNGVVDKLTGGVAYLFKKNKITSFFGLGKLVRADGDGWIVDAAGTEVRAARVIVATGSSPRALPLAPFGGHIVENSGALEFTAVPEKLGVIGAGVIGLELGSVWRRLGADVTVLEAMPGFLMAADDAIAKEGLKLFKKQGLDFHFGVNITSVEQDESGVSVTYTEQDKEVTARFDKLIVSIGRVPHTQGLGADAVGLALDERGFVKVDQHYRTNLQNVFAIGDVIGGAMLAHKAEEEGVALAEMLAGQAGHVNYDVIPWVIYTSPEIAWAGLTEKQAKDRGLSIKTGQFPFSANGRALGHGDTRGFVKIIADAQTDKLLGVHMIGGGVSELIGEVVAIMEFGGSSEDLARTVHAHPTLSEVVKEAALATDKRALHM; from the coding sequence ATGGATTCTTTCGACGTACTGGTGATTGGTGGGGGCCCCGCGGGTTACGTGGCGGCCATTCGTGCGGCCCAGCTGGGCTTCAAAACGGCCTGCGTGGACGCCTTCGAGCGGAACGGCAAGGCCAGCCTGGGGGGCACCTGCCTGAACGTGGGCTGCATTCCCAGCAAGGCGATGCTGGACAGCAGCGAGAAGTTCGAGGTCATGCAGCATGACTTCGCCGAGCACGGCATCAACGTGCAGGGCGCGTCCCTGGACATCGCGAAGATGCTGGGCCGCAAGAACGGCGTGGTCGACAAGCTGACGGGCGGTGTAGCCTACCTGTTCAAGAAGAACAAGATCACGTCGTTCTTCGGGCTGGGCAAGCTGGTCCGCGCGGACGGCGACGGCTGGATCGTGGACGCCGCCGGCACCGAGGTCCGCGCCGCGCGCGTGATCGTCGCGACCGGCAGCAGCCCCCGCGCGCTCCCCCTGGCGCCCTTCGGCGGGCACATCGTGGAGAACAGCGGCGCGCTGGAATTCACGGCCGTCCCGGAGAAACTCGGCGTGATTGGCGCGGGCGTCATTGGCCTGGAACTCGGCAGCGTCTGGCGCCGCCTGGGGGCCGACGTGACCGTCCTGGAAGCCATGCCCGGCTTCCTGATGGCCGCCGACGACGCGATTGCCAAGGAGGGCCTCAAGCTCTTCAAGAAGCAGGGCCTGGACTTCCACTTCGGCGTGAACATCACCTCTGTCGAGCAGGACGAGAGCGGCGTGAGCGTCACGTACACCGAGCAGGACAAAGAAGTCACCGCCCGTTTCGACAAGCTGATCGTGTCCATCGGCCGCGTGCCGCACACGCAGGGCCTCGGAGCCGACGCGGTGGGCCTCGCGCTGGATGAACGCGGCTTCGTGAAAGTCGACCAGCACTACCGCACCAACCTCCAGAACGTCTTTGCCATCGGCGACGTGATCGGCGGCGCCATGCTGGCCCACAAGGCCGAGGAAGAAGGCGTGGCCCTCGCCGAGATGCTGGCCGGGCAGGCCGGGCACGTGAACTACGACGTGATCCCCTGGGTGATCTACACCAGCCCCGAGATCGCCTGGGCCGGCCTGACCGAGAAGCAGGCCAAAGACAGGGGCCTGAGCATCAAGACCGGGCAGTTCCCGTTCAGCGCCAACGGACGCGCCCTCGGTCACGGCGACACGCGCGGCTTCGTGAAGATCATCGCGGACGCCCAGACCGACAAACTCCTAGGCGTGCACATGATCGGCGGCGGCGTCAGCGAACTGATCGGCGAGGTCGTCGCCATCATGGAATTCGGCGGTAGCAGCGAAGACCTCGCCCGCACCGTCCACGCCCACCCCACCCTCAGCGAAGTCGTCAAAGAAGCCGCCCTGGCCACCGATAAACGCGCCCTACACATGTAA
- a CDS encoding O-antigen ligase family protein: MTPEHQPLPHPARPRWVGWLIALVPVFPPLYFAALACLGHLRTLPLTARRVLFFFAATQLIAALFTPAPLLSVGLAAARTLLILAMVAAGVYLQRSAALRPLLWGQLLIFASAWAYTLNTQGWAGVQERLGHPYYYVVSLGLVAVIALWITLYWKGGGWWRWPAGAAALATLLAAGSRGPIIALITGTLAALAFQQGRRRPWVLLPAVAIVLTATLSTRLDIPLQPVERLLNDQTSGREYVWRDAVQGWQTAPVGGVGPYQGGPYLTYLFKDGCQLTPTLQRNEISCPDTLSRWSSVWLIAHNAWLHWLLETGVIGTAGLLTVMGYGLWRATRQGDPLTLAVLFGYTAMNVVDVVIALPSQHFAELWWVLIGVTLRPAPERADATAQPRP, encoded by the coding sequence GTGACTCCTGAGCACCAGCCCCTCCCGCATCCTGCCCGGCCCCGCTGGGTGGGGTGGCTGATCGCCCTGGTACCGGTCTTCCCGCCTCTGTACTTCGCGGCGCTGGCCTGCCTGGGTCACCTGCGTACCCTGCCGCTCACGGCGCGGCGCGTGCTGTTCTTCTTCGCGGCCACGCAACTGATCGCGGCGCTGTTCACCCCTGCCCCCCTGCTGTCGGTCGGGCTGGCTGCCGCACGTACCCTCCTGATCCTCGCCATGGTCGCAGCCGGCGTGTACCTGCAGCGCAGCGCAGCCCTACGCCCGCTGCTGTGGGGGCAACTCCTGATCTTCGCCAGCGCCTGGGCCTACACCCTGAACACGCAGGGCTGGGCGGGCGTGCAGGAACGCCTGGGGCACCCCTACTACTACGTGGTGTCCCTGGGGCTGGTGGCCGTCATTGCCCTGTGGATCACCCTGTACTGGAAAGGCGGCGGCTGGTGGCGCTGGCCAGCCGGGGCGGCCGCCCTGGCCACCCTGCTGGCCGCCGGGAGTCGCGGCCCCATCATTGCCCTGATCACCGGCACGCTGGCCGCTCTGGCCTTCCAGCAGGGCAGGAGGCGCCCCTGGGTCCTGCTGCCCGCCGTGGCCATTGTGCTGACTGCCACCCTGAGCACCCGCCTGGACATTCCCCTGCAACCCGTCGAGCGCCTCCTGAACGACCAGACCAGCGGCCGCGAGTACGTCTGGCGTGACGCGGTGCAGGGCTGGCAGACCGCGCCAGTCGGCGGGGTCGGCCCGTACCAGGGCGGCCCGTACCTGACGTACCTGTTCAAGGACGGTTGCCAGCTCACCCCGACCCTGCAACGCAACGAGATCAGTTGCCCCGACACCCTCAGCCGCTGGTCCAGCGTGTGGCTGATCGCCCACAACGCCTGGCTGCACTGGCTACTGGAAACCGGCGTGATCGGCACGGCCGGCCTGCTGACCGTCATGGGGTACGGCCTGTGGCGCGCCACCCGGCAGGGCGACCCGCTGACCCTGGCGGTCCTGTTCGGCTACACCGCCATGAACGTCGTTGATGTGGTCATCGCGCTGCCCAGTCAGCATTTCGCGGAACTGTGGTGGGTGCTGATCGGGGTGACGCTCAGGCCCGCACCGGAGCGAGCAGACGCCACAGCGCAGCCACGCCCATGA